From Drosophila subpulchrella strain 33 F10 #4 breed RU33 unplaced genomic scaffold, RU_Dsub_v1.1 Primary Assembly Seq354, whole genome shotgun sequence, the proteins below share one genomic window:
- the LOC119560910 gene encoding methylated-DNA--protein-cysteine methyltransferase, inducible, giving the protein MWFARNAQVELIPLENPPKTIYFTFLATKFGQMIMGVTKQSTVGLKDQLAICVLYFVDKSVEKTYEEVQKRWPKSELLKDDVSIQLVAEKLVGDDKENSEAIPIAIVGTEFQLSVWQALVDLKSGETCTYSQLAERMGRPAAIRAVANAVAKNEVAILIPCHRIVSQNGASKYHWGAALKQQLLAFEKSSNY; this is encoded by the coding sequence ATGTGGTTCGCCCGGAACGCCCAGGTCGAATTGATTCCGTTGGAGAATCCGCCGAAGACCATATACTTCACCTTCCTGGCGACCAAATTTGGCCAGATGATTATGGGCGTCACAAAACAGTCCACCGTGGGTTTGAAAGACCAGTTAGCAATTTGTGTACTCTATTTTGTGGATAAGAGCGTTGAGAAAACTTACGAGGAAGTTCAGAAGCGATGGCCAAAGTCTGAGCTCTTGAAGGACGACGTCTCCATCCAGTTGGTAGCGGAAAAACTCGTCGGGGACGACAAGGAGAACTCGGAGGCGATTCCAATTGCCATCGTGGGCACGGAATTCCAGCTGTCCGTGTGGCAAGCTCTTGTGGATCTGAAAAGTGGTGAAACCTGCACCTACTCCCAACTGGCCGAGCGTATGGGGCGTCCAGCAGCGATTAGAGCAGTGGCCAATGCCGTGGCCAAAAACGAAGTTGCCATCCTCATTCCCTGCCATCGCATTGTGTCCCAAAATGGAGCGTCTAAGTACCACTGGGGTGCTGCTCTCAAGCAGCAACTACTTGCTTTTGAAAAGTCATCGAactattaa